In Primulina eburnea isolate SZY01 unplaced genomic scaffold, ASM2296580v1 ctg368_ERROPOS200000, whole genome shotgun sequence, a genomic segment contains:
- the LOC140821015 gene encoding cation/calcium exchanger 4-like: MEFSSRIYCRRRSKFRGIFNWICVLVLLFMFACQEQIFQCLFSKKPFKNLAQNSRLKNDFLETSVFRRKVFEHSLNSSSEDGAQNRESENQNFVLGSKYPTTCAGIYQHKGYNTKCEYLRSNPKCNAGGFLGYLKFFYCDCEKFKALGYVVLVIWLLVLFYFLGNTAAEYFCCSLEILSNLLRLPATVSGVTLLPLGNGAPDVFASIASFVGRDSGDLGLNSVLGAAVFVTCVVLGAVSFSISGQTVRIDKKCFFRDVGFFIFTLLSLLCILLVGKVSVGGAIAFVSIYLVYGLCVAAKEILTKYGERLKLGSVAPLLPVNGSASSCENGKDESVYTSPVKHDSDESVPHLESHIPHCVWPSNEATSNYEKLWGWNDEDSGNHDQSLFSCSKLWSLLEFPLVLPRRLTIPIVEEERWSKFYAVASAFFAPVVLAVLWNTQDHLGHLAKGIIYVVGFVVGSILGVLALSYTKTEHPPRKFLLPWVLGGFFMSVIWFYVIANELVALLVAFGVILGIKSSLLALTILAWGNSLGDLMANVAIAMNGGDGVQVAISGCFAGPMFNTLVGLGISLVIAAWSKKSSVYIIPRDVTLYYTIGFLVLGLVWSLVMFSRNGMRPGKLLGAGLMIIYLSFLTLRASIAISNGMLNGSS; the protein is encoded by the coding sequence ATGGAATTTTCGAGTCGTATTTATTGTCGTAGACGTTCGAAATTTCGTGGAATTTTCAATTGGATTTGTGTTTTGGTTTTGCTTTTTATGTTCGCTTGTCAAGAACAGATTTTTCAGTGTCTTTTCTCGAAGAAGCCTTTTAAAAATCTTGCCCAAAATTCCCGCttgaaaaatgattttcttgaaacCTCTGTGTTTCGGAGGAAAGTGTTCGAGCATAGCCTTAATTCTTCCAGTGAAGATGGTGCCCAAAACAGGGAGTCGGAGAATCAAAATTTCGTACTGGGAAGTAAATACCCGACTACGTGCGCAGGTATTTATCAGCACAAGGGTTATAATACCAAGTGTGAATACTTGAGAAGCAACCCCAAATGTAATGCCGGGGGCTTTCTCGGTTACCTCAAGTTCTTTTACTGTGACTGCGAAAAGTTCAAGGCTTTGGGATATGTAGTTCTGGTAATTTGGTTGcttgttttgttttatttcCTCGGGAATACAGCGGCTGAGTACTTCTGTTGTTCCCTGGAAATACTTTCCAATTTGTTGAGGCTACCCGCTACGGTTTCAGGGGTGACTCTGCTTCCTTTAGGGAACGGTGCTCCTGATGTGTTTGCTAGTATTGCTTCGTTCGTGGGTCGAGATTCTGGTGACTTGGGTCTGAACAGTGTTTTGGGTGCAGCTGTTTTTGTTACTTGTGTTGTTCTGGGGGCTGTGTCATTTAGCATATCCGGGCAAACCGTGCGTATTGATAAGAAGTGCTTCTTTCGGGACGTGGGgttctttatttttactctCTTATCGCTTCTATGTATTTTGCTGGTCGGTAAGGTGAGTGTTGGAGGTGCCATTGCATTCGTTTCCATATATTTGGTTTACGGCCTGTGTGTTGCTGCTAAGGAGATATTGACAAAGTATGGTGAGAGGCTGAAGTTGGGGTCGGTTGCCCCGTTGCTACCTGTTAATGGAAGTGCTTCGTCTTGTGAAAATGGCAAAGATGAATCTGTTTATACTTCGCCAGTTAAGCACGATTCGGATGAGAGTGTGCCGCATCTCGAGTCTCACATTCCTCATTGTGTATGGCCTTCAAATGAGGCTACGAGTAATTATGAGAAATTGTGGGGGTGGAATGATGAGGATTCAGGTAATCATGATCAGTCGTTGTTTTCATGTTCTAAGTTGTGGTCATTGCTAGAGTTTCCATTAGTGCTCCCTAGACGGCTGACGATACCCATAGTCGAGGAGGAGCGGTGGTCGAAGTTTTATGCTGTGGCTAGTGCCTTTTTTGCACCCGTGGTACTGGCAGTCCTTTGGAACACTCAAGACCATTTGGGTCATCTAGCTAAAGGAATTATATATGTCGTCGGTTTTGTTGTTGGTAGTATACTTGGAGTCCTGGCATTATCATACACAAAAACAGAACACCCACCTCGGAAGTTCTTACTTCCATGGGTTCTAGGTGGATTTTTCATGAGTGTAATCTGGTTCTACGTGATTGCCAACGAGCTCGTTGCACTGCTTGTGGCATTCGGTGTTATCCTAGGAATTAAATCGTCGCTTCTCGCTCTTACTATCTTGGCATGGGGAAACTCATTGGGCGACCTCATGGCGAATGTGGCCATTGCGATGAATGGTGGAGATGGTGTGCAGGTCGCTATTTCCGGATGCTTTGCAGGACCAATGTTCAACACCCTCGTCGGTCTGGGCATTTCTCTAGTCATTGCAGCTTGGTCCAAGAAATCATCTGTGTACATCATTCCGCGAGATGTCACCTTGTATTATACCATCGGGTTTTTAGTGTTGGGGCTCGTTTGGTCCCTTGTTATGTTTTCACGAAATGGTATGCGGCCTGGAAAATTATTGGGAGCCGGCCTGATGATCATCTACTTGAGCTTTTTAACTCTTAGAGCAAGCATTGCTATCAGTAACGGAATGCTCAATGGTTCGAGTTAG
- the LOC140821010 gene encoding protein LURP-one-related 6-like isoform X2 — protein MAAKPGGGMMMMMMMPIVSKEYCSPDEVVRAVRRRPNVPNGGGFVVADCGQRVVFKVDGCGILGKKEKMILKDGEGNDLLLLRRKGAIIEALSITRQWKGFTRDFLGSRKLVFTLKEPNSCFSKNTPIRISAESTEFSTYRNLEIMGDFQQRSCTIVGSKGDVIAQEEVEQVMSSRDLYHVRIKAGIDQAFVFGVIAVLDYIYDGSTRC, from the exons ATGGCTGCTAAACCAGGTGGTggaatgatgatgatgatgatgatgccaATAGTAAGCAAGGAGTATTGTTCGCCTGATGAGGTGGTTCGTGCGGTTAGGAGGCGGCCAAACGTGCCGAATGGCGGGGGATTCGTGGTGGCGGATTGCGGCCAACGGGTTGTTTTTAAAGTGGATGGATGTGGGATTCTTGGCAAGAAAGAAAAGATGATTCTTAAAGATGGGGAAGGAAATGATTTGCTACTTCTAAGGCGAAAG GGAGCAATAATCGAAGCACTAAGCATCACGAGACAATGGAAAGGCTTCACTCGCGACTTCTTGGGATCGCGCAAGCTTGTTTTCACCTTGAAAGAACCAAATTCATGTTTTTCGAAGAACACTCCCATCAGGATCTCCGCTGAATCAACGGAGTTCAGCACTTACAGAAACCTTGAAATTATGGGTGATTTCCAGCAAAGATCTTGCACCATTGTCGGTTCCAAGGGAGATGTAATAGCACAG GAAGAGGTGGAGCAAGTGATGTCAAGCAGGGATTTGTACCATGTAAGAATAAAGGCTGGAATTGATCAAGCCTTTGTTTTTGGAGTGATTGCGGTTCTTGATTACATATACGATGGATCCACCAGATGCTGA
- the LOC140821010 gene encoding protein LURP-one-related 6-like isoform X1: MAAKPGGGMMMMMMMPIVSKEYCSPDEVVRAVRRRPNVPNGGGFVVADCGQRVVFKVDGCGILGKKEKMILKDGEGNDLLLLRRKGAIIEALSITRQWKGFTRDFLGSRKLVFTLKEPNSCFSKNTPIRISAESTEFSTYRNLEIMGDFQQRSCTIVGSKGDVIAQVGVKEEVEQVMSSRDLYHVRIKAGIDQAFVFGVIAVLDYIYDGSTRC; this comes from the exons ATGGCTGCTAAACCAGGTGGTggaatgatgatgatgatgatgatgccaATAGTAAGCAAGGAGTATTGTTCGCCTGATGAGGTGGTTCGTGCGGTTAGGAGGCGGCCAAACGTGCCGAATGGCGGGGGATTCGTGGTGGCGGATTGCGGCCAACGGGTTGTTTTTAAAGTGGATGGATGTGGGATTCTTGGCAAGAAAGAAAAGATGATTCTTAAAGATGGGGAAGGAAATGATTTGCTACTTCTAAGGCGAAAG GGAGCAATAATCGAAGCACTAAGCATCACGAGACAATGGAAAGGCTTCACTCGCGACTTCTTGGGATCGCGCAAGCTTGTTTTCACCTTGAAAGAACCAAATTCATGTTTTTCGAAGAACACTCCCATCAGGATCTCCGCTGAATCAACGGAGTTCAGCACTTACAGAAACCTTGAAATTATGGGTGATTTCCAGCAAAGATCTTGCACCATTGTCGGTTCCAAGGGAGATGTAATAGCACAG GTTGGAGTAAAGGAAGAGGTGGAGCAAGTGATGTCAAGCAGGGATTTGTACCATGTAAGAATAAAGGCTGGAATTGATCAAGCCTTTGTTTTTGGAGTGATTGCGGTTCTTGATTACATATACGATGGATCCACCAGATGCTGA
- the LOC140821024 gene encoding uncharacterized protein isoform X1, with protein sequence MSGLRGNGSVSTLPLPLPRPKSPPKYPDLYGKRRELAKIQILEREIGFLEEELKAVEGLPPASRSCKELADFVAANVDPLIPTTKKISKSHRFWKWLCGFSCFSLSWILCCCHHCTCDLEMPHCPECNTCRCRSKCKCASCRIPKCQCFSCWNISRCFDNCTCRLPSCCCIPDFTSYLSRPSCFSYLSWPSCLTCSCSCVNPCSIPCSCPSIKFKCRYPKCPKVNVCSYCNKNCCYPCYFCF encoded by the exons ATGTCTGGTTTAAGGGGGAATGGCTCCGTGTCAACGCTGCCGCTTCCGCTACCGCGGCCTAAGTCGCCGCCCAAGTACCCTGATTTGTACGGGAAGCGCCGGGAGTTGGCcaagattcagattttggagaggGAGATTGGCTTTCTCGAG GAAGAATTGAAAGCTGTTGAAGGCCTTCCACCCGCTTCAAGATCTTGTAAAGA gcttgcagatttcgtggcaGCGAATGTAGATCCTCTAATACCTAC AACCAAGAAGATCAGCAAATCACACCGCTTCTGGAAATGGCTCTG TGGATTTTCATGCTTCAGTTTATCATGGATTTTATGTTGCTGTCACCACTGCACGTGCGATCTCGAGATGCCACACTGCCCCGAATGCAATACATGTCGTTGCAGGAGCAAATGCAAATGCGCTAGCTGCCGAATCCCAAAATGTCAATGTTTTTCTTGCTGGAATATTAGCCGATGTTTTGACAACTGTACATGTAGACTGCCTAGCTGCTGCTGCATTCCCGATTTCACTTCGTACTTAAGTCGGCCTTCATGTTTCTCGTATTTGTCTTGGCCTTCGTGCTTAACCTGCTCTTGTTCTTGTGTGAACCCTTGCTCTATCCCGTGCTCTTGTCCGAGCATTAAGTTTAAGTGTAGATATCCTAAATGTCCAAAGGTAAATGTATGTTCATATTGTAACAAAAACTGCTGCTACCCTTGCTACTTTTGTTTTTAG
- the LOC140821024 gene encoding uncharacterized protein isoform X2 gives MAPCQRCRFRYRGLSRRPSTLICTGSAGSWPRFRFWRGRLAFSRLADFVAANVDPLIPTTKKISKSHRFWKWLCGFSCFSLSWILCCCHHCTCDLEMPHCPECNTCRCRSKCKCASCRIPKCQCFSCWNISRCFDNCTCRLPSCCCIPDFTSYLSRPSCFSYLSWPSCLTCSCSCVNPCSIPCSCPSIKFKCRYPKCPKVNVCSYCNKNCCYPCYFCF, from the exons ATGGCTCCGTGTCAACGCTGCCGCTTCCGCTACCGCGGCCTAAGTCGCCGCCCAAGTACCCTGATTTGTACGGGAAGCGCCGGGAGTTGGCcaagattcagattttggagaggGAGATTGGCTTTCTCGAG gcttgcagatttcgtggcaGCGAATGTAGATCCTCTAATACCTAC AACCAAGAAGATCAGCAAATCACACCGCTTCTGGAAATGGCTCTG TGGATTTTCATGCTTCAGTTTATCATGGATTTTATGTTGCTGTCACCACTGCACGTGCGATCTCGAGATGCCACACTGCCCCGAATGCAATACATGTCGTTGCAGGAGCAAATGCAAATGCGCTAGCTGCCGAATCCCAAAATGTCAATGTTTTTCTTGCTGGAATATTAGCCGATGTTTTGACAACTGTACATGTAGACTGCCTAGCTGCTGCTGCATTCCCGATTTCACTTCGTACTTAAGTCGGCCTTCATGTTTCTCGTATTTGTCTTGGCCTTCGTGCTTAACCTGCTCTTGTTCTTGTGTGAACCCTTGCTCTATCCCGTGCTCTTGTCCGAGCATTAAGTTTAAGTGTAGATATCCTAAATGTCCAAAGGTAAATGTATGTTCATATTGTAACAAAAACTGCTGCTACCCTTGCTACTTTTGTTTTTAG